A stretch of Lactuca sativa cultivar Salinas chromosome 6, Lsat_Salinas_v11, whole genome shotgun sequence DNA encodes these proteins:
- the LOC111880931 gene encoding uncharacterized protein LOC111880931: MDEASVHRKLEIQELEEIRNEAFESSHIYKDKTKAFHDKYLSHKTFEISQKSRSKVTKQEKCSSKLRSRWVGPLIVTNVFNHGAVEIKSNKTGKVFKVNGHRLNVFYEGFQEKDMEALRSMEHGAWIMDHGALEHEKKMYWSCHGRAYEDITQVIVALSS; encoded by the exons ATGGATGAAGCGAGTGTTCACCGAAAGTTAGAGATTCAAGAGTTGGAGGAGATAAGAAATGAAGCATTCGAGAGCTCACACATCTACAAAGACAAGACCAAAGCATTCCATGATAAGTACCTCTCACATAAGACCTTTGAGATTAGTCAAAAG TCGAGATCAAAAGTAACAAAACAGGAAAAGTGTTCAAG TAAGTTACGGTCCCGGTGGGTGGGACCATTGATTGTTACTAATGTATTTAATCATGGTGCAGTCGAGATCAAAAGTAACAAAACAGGAAAAGTGTTCAAGGTTAATGGTCATAGGTTAAATGTCTTTTATGAAGGTTTCCAAGAGAAAGACATGGAG GCATTACGGAGCATGGAGCATGGAGCTTGGATCATGGATCATGGTGCTCTGGAGCATGAAAAGAAGATGTACTGGTCATGCCATGGAAGAGCATATGAAGACATAACCCAAGTCATTGTTGCATTATCATCATAG